In Acidobacteriota bacterium, the following proteins share a genomic window:
- a CDS encoding serine/threonine protein kinase, with protein sequence MFICETCGHIAEVPNAACLCPDCNTPLVPTTQEDEHSPVKEMIGRRFIEKYKIIGYLGKGGSCTVWKGVHLLTEQTVAIKILHNEMAVNKLAVRRFQREAKAACKIKHPNVVRVMDFGTTEYNEVYLVMEYVEGRTLRKIIAAEYPLPYPRIFGLLLQICGALEAAHRCGIIHRDLKPENIMVTPSVEGEHVCVLDFGIAKMFEHEGEETPLTAADSILGTPNYMSPEQARGVELDYRSDIYSLGIVVYELVCGVTPFPKDQPQLTLIRHIRTPPPPLTVHRRDVAPALEALVMSCLQKEPSNRPSTVMHFAQNLRAVFGADSTSGQNLTPSGSFGYPQPLDQGSGSGSGSTPKTLSAPVRTPSDSQGPLEADTPLQIASLLGTQKTPSQSEIPPTQKVPVSSGQQKRAEREELPGKARYSGFSEESLFLWIWVLVSGGAVLFILYLLFFQ encoded by the coding sequence ATGTTCATTTGTGAAACGTGCGGACATATTGCCGAAGTCCCCAACGCCGCTTGTCTTTGCCCGGATTGCAATACACCGCTTGTCCCAACCACCCAGGAAGATGAACACTCACCCGTCAAAGAAATGATCGGGCGGCGGTTTATCGAGAAATATAAAATCATCGGATACCTTGGCAAAGGCGGCTCCTGCACCGTGTGGAAAGGCGTCCACCTCCTGACTGAACAAACCGTCGCCATCAAAATTCTCCACAATGAAATGGCGGTCAACAAACTGGCCGTTCGGCGATTTCAACGTGAAGCCAAAGCCGCCTGCAAAATCAAACACCCAAACGTTGTCAGAGTGATGGACTTCGGGACCACTGAATACAACGAAGTGTACCTTGTCATGGAGTATGTCGAAGGCCGCACGTTGCGCAAAATCATCGCTGCCGAGTATCCATTACCCTACCCTCGAATTTTTGGGTTGCTGCTCCAAATTTGCGGTGCCCTGGAGGCTGCTCATCGGTGTGGAATTATTCACCGCGATCTCAAGCCGGAAAACATCATGGTGACCCCGTCGGTTGAAGGCGAGCACGTGTGTGTACTTGATTTTGGAATCGCCAAAATGTTTGAACACGAGGGCGAAGAAACGCCACTCACAGCGGCTGATTCAATCCTTGGAACCCCAAATTACATGTCCCCGGAACAGGCCCGAGGCGTCGAGCTCGATTATCGTTCCGATATTTACTCGCTGGGAATTGTCGTCTACGAACTGGTCTGCGGCGTGACACCATTTCCAAAAGACCAGCCGCAGTTGACCTTGATTCGGCACATCCGAACCCCGCCGCCGCCGCTGACCGTTCATCGCAGGGACGTGGCTCCGGCGCTTGAGGCGTTGGTGATGAGTTGCCTCCAAAAAGAGCCATCCAACCGTCCTTCGACCGTGATGCACTTTGCCCAAAACCTGAGAGCTGTCTTTGGGGCGGATTCAACCAGCGGTCAAAATCTAACTCCATCAGGTTCATTTGGGTATCCGCAACCTTTGGATCAAGGAAGCGGGTCTGGGAGTGGGTCAACGCCAAAAACATTGTCGGCTCCGGTTCGCACACCTTCCGACAGCCAGGGCCCGCTCGAAGCCGATACCCCGCTCCAGATTGCTTCTTTGCTTGGCACTCAAAAAACGCCTTCTCAAAGCGAAATTCCACCGACCCAGAAAGTCCCAGTTTCATCCGGACAACAGAAGCGGGCCGAAAGAGAGGAACTTCCTGGAAAAGCAAGGTACTCAGGGTTTTCCGAAGAGTCGCTTTTTCTCTGGATTTGGGTTTTGGTCAGCGGTGGAGCAGTACTGTTTATTCTGTACTTGTTGTTTTTTCAGTAA
- a CDS encoding radical SAM protein: protein MRKPTIEWQTNGVCNYDCTYCIQSRKFRQGHPTDDELDRFLSFFDTLPGVWEIKMSGGEPFAFKGFMAQVIPGLARLRHRVSVLTNLSAPPAILRKFVDLVGDKLEVVSASLHLEYVTAEEFIEKAVLLRSWLKPETSLVVNNVLVPGTLDRLVEVRQQIEQAGLRYFPQAMKTKHGVFQYSETDQSLVVNIAGKSPTSREANLAPSYRGRLCWTGVEYFVLDQGGNAYSCRTAKRFGEGYLGNVLDGSFALKTEPARCNYSICPCTVPANRGMIESG, encoded by the coding sequence ATGCGCAAACCAACCATCGAATGGCAAACCAATGGCGTGTGCAATTACGACTGCACTTATTGCATTCAGTCGCGCAAATTTCGCCAGGGACACCCAACCGATGACGAACTTGACCGGTTTCTCAGCTTTTTTGATACCTTGCCCGGCGTGTGGGAAATCAAAATGTCAGGTGGAGAACCATTTGCTTTTAAAGGATTTATGGCACAGGTCATTCCAGGGCTTGCCAGATTACGCCATCGGGTGTCAGTACTGACCAATCTTTCGGCACCACCGGCGATCTTGCGCAAATTCGTTGATCTGGTTGGAGACAAGCTGGAAGTTGTCTCCGCGAGCCTGCATCTGGAATATGTAACGGCTGAAGAGTTTATTGAAAAAGCCGTGCTCCTGCGAAGCTGGCTCAAACCTGAAACCTCGCTGGTCGTCAACAACGTCCTGGTGCCGGGAACCCTTGACCGACTGGTTGAGGTTCGTCAGCAGATTGAACAGGCCGGATTGCGCTACTTTCCACAGGCCATGAAAACGAAGCACGGAGTTTTCCAATATTCAGAAACTGATCAATCGCTGGTGGTGAATATTGCCGGGAAGAGCCCGACTTCACGCGAGGCCAACCTGGCGCCATCCTATCGTGGCCGGTTGTGCTGGACCGGAGTTGAGTATTTTGTGCTCGATCAAGGCGGCAATGCCTATTCCTGCCGAACCGCCAAACGGTTTGGCGAAGGGTATCTGGGAAATGTACTTGACGGCAGTTTCGCTCTCAAAACTGAGCCGGCACGGTGCAACTATTCAATTTGCCCCTGTACCGTTCCAGCCAATCGCGGCATGATCGAATCGGGTTGA
- a CDS encoding cysteine-rich CWC family protein, with translation MKLKTLAGIVTTRWRDPQTCEACGQPFVCGATLTGCWCTEIKLTDAHRAALKTKYTHCLCRSCLEQFAQIDPNSILLQEKTECLP, from the coding sequence ATGAAACTCAAAACCCTGGCTGGAATCGTCACCACCCGCTGGCGTGACCCTCAAACCTGCGAAGCCTGCGGTCAGCCGTTTGTCTGCGGCGCCACGCTGACCGGCTGCTGGTGTACTGAAATCAAGTTGACCGATGCCCATCGGGCGGCACTCAAGACAAAATACACCCATTGCCTGTGCCGATCCTGTCTGGAACAATTTGCCCAAATTGATCCGAATTCTATTTTGCTTCAGGAGAAAACCGAATGTTTGCCGTGA
- a CDS encoding mannose-1-phosphate guanylyltransferase, which produces MFAVIMAGGSGTRFWPASRDTMPKQFLSITSTQTMFEETVTRIKPLVKNHQLFAVVKDIHAELTQRLFGEGVGHVLVEPVGRNTAPCIGLAAIHARQLSPDEPMVILPSDHFVANGDDFRATVAAAANLAQTGAIVTLGITPTRPETGYGYIETSGSPLVQAGKQYFKVSRFVEKPDVETATRYITSGRFLWNSGIFVFSAKTILAEIEAHLPALYAGLLEIEATIGNPEQYTETLNRVYRELESVSIDYGVMEKTTAPLFVFQSDFGWSDVGSWQALYELRTPEHDDQGNLFIGTGIALRSSGNLVFSETERQVALLGVEDLVIVDLPDTLLVSRRSLSQDVKLVPQALKTSG; this is translated from the coding sequence ATGTTTGCCGTGATTATGGCGGGTGGTTCCGGAACCCGCTTCTGGCCTGCGAGCCGCGACACCATGCCCAAACAGTTTTTATCTATCACCAGCACCCAGACCATGTTTGAAGAAACCGTGACCCGGATCAAACCTCTGGTGAAAAATCACCAACTTTTTGCCGTAGTCAAAGACATCCACGCTGAGTTGACCCAACGCCTGTTTGGCGAAGGGGTTGGTCACGTTCTGGTCGAGCCGGTTGGCCGAAATACGGCGCCCTGCATTGGGTTGGCAGCCATTCATGCCCGCCAGCTATCGCCAGATGAACCAATGGTCATTTTGCCGTCAGATCATTTTGTGGCCAATGGCGATGATTTTCGAGCCACCGTTGCGGCAGCCGCCAACCTGGCTCAAACCGGTGCCATTGTGACGCTTGGGATTACACCCACCCGACCAGAAACCGGGTATGGATACATCGAAACCAGCGGGTCACCTCTGGTTCAGGCTGGAAAACAATATTTCAAAGTCAGCCGGTTTGTTGAAAAACCCGATGTCGAAACTGCAACCCGGTATATCACCAGTGGCCGATTTTTATGGAATAGCGGCATTTTTGTCTTCTCAGCCAAAACCATCCTGGCTGAAATCGAAGCGCACCTCCCGGCGTTGTATGCCGGATTGCTCGAAATCGAAGCCACCATTGGAAATCCTGAGCAGTACACCGAAACACTCAACCGGGTCTATCGTGAGCTTGAATCAGTTTCGATTGATTATGGTGTGATGGAAAAAACCACGGCCCCGCTTTTTGTGTTTCAGTCTGATTTTGGGTGGAGCGATGTCGGAAGCTGGCAGGCACTCTATGAACTCAGAACTCCGGAACACGACGATCAGGGAAATCTGTTCATCGGTACCGGCATCGCCCTGCGCTCGTCGGGGAACCTGGTGTTTTCCGAAACAGAACGGCAAGTGGCCCTGCTTGGCGTCGAAGACCTCGTCATTGTGGACCTCCCCGATACGTTGCTGGTTTCACGCCGCAGTTTGTCCCAGGATGTGAAACTGGTGCCGCAAGCTTTGAAGACTTCGGGCTGA